A single region of the Biomaibacter acetigenes genome encodes:
- a CDS encoding glycosyltransferase: MIKEFSSIIILTHNQLEYTKQCLESIRQYTNVPYEIIVVDNGSTDGTVDYLDKQEDIILIKNDENLGFAKGCNQGINVSKGEFIVLLNNDTIVTKNWLKNMVDFMTTHKDAGIVGPVTNNVSGMQKINVDLKTIEDIHKFADKYNSNNLKYKKTLRLVGFCMMIRKELLDEIGKLDEKFGIGNFEDDDLCIRTILNDKFLYILESTFIYHYGSVTFRNNNLDYKKIMEENMDYFMKKWGLNADYYRNFNPFFISKIPKTVKRILDIGCGMGALGLELKNHGNVYVDGIEINDKAAQIASKVLDKVYIGDAEKIINELPKGYYDVVALGDVIEHLFNPWEFIKKVKKVLKKNGIILSSIPNISNISIIKSLLSGQWEYVDSGLLDRTHIRFFTYNSIKKMFDDAGYYIKDVTKLVSGIKSSRDNTLLYYLDNISKILGYSYNYKNEGDAYQYVIVAAKKVPSTLSLCLITKDEEKNIARCINSVKDIVDEIVVVDTGSKDKTVEIAESFGAKIIHAKWEDDFSKARNIAIENAKSDWILFLDADEEIAKEDVGKIRPLLNDDTVEAYILKFVNYGGTNVSNGMTEIHYNFRIFRNNGKLKYIYPIHENLRNVKDNRVPVFKNADVTILHYGYLNETRIEKKKTERYINILLKYLMDHPNDKFQHGNLAVEYFNTGDYHKALKHLLIATKGMDVNSYAATRLLRYLISTYTALKDYDTALKIINDAKAYYADVPDFKFLEGMIYIDQKRYNKAIELFKECLSMGEYKGIFVTMGGTGSYRARYMIGLCYEKLNRLNDAVKEYMELLKENPNYQEVFIKLFDTFVKNEKPEDVNEFFNKYVDKKSPMNYVILARLYMNVGRYDIAKGYLDSINIDIEGLNNLRGLADMGMKDFENAIKHFGMEYGKAREEAIYHEVLCHIILKDTDKAKDLLWKIPDSSDKKLYMTMIGEMRAKYDDIKDSFFNLLDTLIKIKEYDLYNDVLNLYVGRFARADYERYGQMMINYGLEELAVEAYIKAADLKSRNPEVYRYLAQKALEKELYDEALSFAARAFEIDKTDVDNYILIYKIYRVMGKEDDAEEVNMMIKEIYPEMDLEEVTV, encoded by the coding sequence ATGATTAAAGAGTTTAGCAGTATTATTATATTGACACATAATCAATTGGAATATACAAAGCAGTGCCTTGAAAGTATACGACAGTATACAAATGTGCCGTATGAAATTATTGTTGTAGATAATGGTTCTACCGATGGTACTGTGGATTATCTCGATAAGCAAGAGGATATTATACTTATTAAGAATGATGAAAATTTGGGATTTGCTAAGGGATGTAACCAGGGAATCAATGTTTCTAAAGGAGAGTTTATTGTATTACTAAATAATGATACAATAGTTACAAAAAATTGGCTCAAGAATATGGTTGACTTTATGACTACCCACAAAGATGCCGGTATTGTAGGACCTGTAACGAACAATGTTTCCGGGATGCAAAAAATAAATGTGGATCTAAAGACTATCGAAGATATTCATAAATTTGCAGATAAATATAACAGCAATAATTTAAAGTATAAGAAGACATTAAGACTTGTGGGTTTTTGCATGATGATAAGAAAGGAATTATTAGATGAAATTGGTAAATTGGATGAAAAATTTGGGATCGGGAATTTTGAGGATGATGATCTTTGTATAAGGACAATTTTAAATGATAAATTTCTTTATATATTAGAATCTACCTTTATTTATCATTACGGAAGTGTTACATTTAGAAATAATAATTTAGACTATAAAAAAATAATGGAAGAAAATATGGATTATTTTATGAAAAAATGGGGATTAAATGCAGATTATTATAGGAACTTTAATCCTTTCTTTATATCAAAAATTCCTAAAACGGTTAAACGAATACTAGATATTGGATGTGGAATGGGAGCACTAGGATTAGAATTAAAAAATCATGGAAATGTATATGTAGATGGTATTGAGATAAATGACAAAGCTGCCCAAATAGCTTCTAAGGTTTTGGATAAGGTATACATAGGAGATGCCGAAAAGATAATCAATGAGCTCCCAAAAGGTTATTATGATGTTGTAGCATTAGGTGATGTAATAGAACATCTTTTTAACCCGTGGGAGTTCATAAAAAAAGTAAAGAAAGTATTAAAGAAAAATGGCATTATCTTATCAAGCATTCCTAATATAAGCAATATAAGCATTATTAAAAGCCTTTTATCTGGCCAATGGGAATATGTCGATTCGGGATTATTAGATAGGACACATATAAGATTTTTTACTTATAATTCCATTAAAAAAATGTTTGACGATGCGGGATATTATATAAAAGATGTTACTAAATTAGTCTCAGGAATTAAATCATCGAGAGATAATACATTATTATATTATCTAGACAACATCTCAAAGATTCTAGGTTATTCCTACAATTATAAAAATGAGGGAGATGCATATCAGTATGTTATAGTTGCAGCCAAGAAAGTACCTTCCACCCTCTCCCTATGCCTCATCACAAAGGACGAGGAAAAAAACATTGCCCGGTGTATAAATAGTGTCAAGGATATCGTGGATGAGATCGTGGTGGTAGATACTGGCTCGAAGGATAAGACGGTGGAGATAGCGGAAAGTTTTGGGGCGAAGATAATACATGCGAAATGGGAGGATGATTTCAGCAAGGCCCGGAATATCGCTATAGAAAATGCCAAGAGTGACTGGATTCTTTTCCTTGATGCCGATGAGGAGATAGCCAAAGAGGATGTGGGGAAAATACGGCCATTGCTCAATGATGACACCGTAGAGGCATATATATTGAAGTTTGTAAACTACGGCGGCACCAATGTTTCTAACGGTATGACCGAGATCCATTACAATTTCAGGATATTCAGGAACAATGGCAAGCTAAAATACATTTATCCCATACACGAAAATCTGAGAAACGTTAAAGACAACAGGGTTCCTGTGTTTAAAAATGCCGATGTAACGATACTGCATTATGGTTATTTGAATGAAACGAGAATAGAGAAGAAAAAGACCGAAAGGTATATAAACATACTGTTAAAATATCTTATGGATCATCCTAATGATAAGTTCCAGCATGGCAACCTCGCAGTAGAATATTTTAACACCGGGGATTATCATAAGGCACTGAAGCATCTATTGATAGCGACAAAGGGCATGGATGTAAATTCATATGCCGCCACGAGGCTCTTAAGATACCTTATATCCACATATACGGCCTTGAAGGATTATGACACGGCATTAAAGATTATAAATGATGCTAAAGCATATTATGCAGATGTGCCTGACTTTAAATTCCTCGAGGGCATGATATATATTGATCAGAAAAGATATAATAAAGCTATAGAACTGTTCAAAGAATGCCTTTCCATGGGAGAATATAAAGGTATATTTGTAACTATGGGTGGAACAGGGAGCTATAGAGCCAGGTACATGATTGGACTTTGTTATGAGAAGCTAAACCGCCTTAATGATGCTGTAAAAGAATATATGGAGCTATTGAAGGAAAATCCGAATTACCAGGAAGTGTTTATAAAGCTCTTTGATACTTTTGTGAAAAATGAAAAGCCGGAGGATGTAAATGAGTTTTTCAATAAATATGTAGATAAAAAGTCACCCATGAACTATGTTATTTTGGCAAGGCTTTATATGAATGTTGGTAGATATGATATCGCAAAAGGATATCTTGACAGTATCAATATAGATATTGAAGGGTTGAATAACTTAAGGGGATTAGCAGATATGGGGATGAAGGATTTTGAAAATGCTATAAAACATTTTGGAATGGAATATGGCAAAGCCAGGGAAGAAGCCATTTATCATGAAGTCTTATGCCATATAATATTGAAAGATACGGATAAGGCAAAAGACCTGCTGTGGAAGATACCGGATTCGTCGGATAAGAAGCTCTATATGACGATGATAGGCGAAATGAGGGCAAAATATGATGATATCAAGGACAGTTTCTTCAATCTGCTGGATACCCTCATCAAGATAAAGGAATATGATTTATACAATGATGTTTTAAATCTGTATGTGGGCCGATTTGCCAGAGCGGATTATGAAAGATACGGGCAGATGATGATAAACTACGGCCTGGAGGAGCTAGCGGTGGAAGCCTATATAAAAGCTGCCGATCTAAAGAGCCGGAATCCCGAAGTCTATAGATACCTTGCCCAAAAAGCATTAGAAAAGGAACTATATGATGAGGCACTGTCTTTTGCGGCAAGAGCTTTTGAAATAGATAAGACAGATGTTGATAACTATATATTAATATATAAGATCTACAGGGTGATGGGGAAAGAAGATGATGCCGAAGAAGTAAATATGATGATAAAAGAGATATATCCGGAAATGGACCTCGAAGAAGTTACGGTTTAA